One region of Labrus mixtus chromosome 1, fLabMix1.1, whole genome shotgun sequence genomic DNA includes:
- the LOC132960493 gene encoding relaxin-3 receptor 1-like, producing the protein MSEENESVCLNSSVDVDCFSILEDIDVTADGSPVLRFLICLVYSVVCAVGLMGNVLVLFFIRVKHERKKSRVNFFVFNLAVTDLQFVLTLPFWAVDTVLDFSWPFGDAMCKIILSVTVMNMYASVFFLTAMSVTRYCSVASALNNSTGQRSCSSKWICAIIWTVATLATAPTSIFSTVSNVTGEKLCLLKFPGGQYWLAVYHIQKILVGFVLPFCIVTISYIMLLRFIRLRSMKTSNPKRRSQVTKSITIVVLSFFLCWMPNHAITLWSVLVKLNVANWDKAYYIVHTYVFPLTVCLAHTNSCLNPIIYCLMRKEFRNKLRGLIRRG; encoded by the coding sequence ATGAGCGAAGAAAACGAGAGCGTGTGCTTAAACAGCTCCGTGGACGTGGACTGCTTCAGCATCCTGGAGGACATCGACGTGACAGCAGACGGGAGTCCGGTCCTAAGATTCCTCATCTGCCTGGTGTATTCTGTGGTCTGCGCTGTGGGTCTGATGGGCAACGTGCtcgtcctcttcttcatcagagTCAAACACGAAAGGAAGAAGTCTAGAGTGAACTTTTTCGTGTTCAACTTGGCAGTGACGGACCTGCAGTTCGTGCTCACGCTGCCCTTCTGGGCCGTGGACACCGTGCTGGACTTCAGCTGGCCGTTTGGTGACGCCATGTGCAAAATCATCCTCTCTGTCACCGTGATGAACATGTACGCCagtgtgttttttctcacaGCCATGAGCGTGACCCGCTACTGTTCAGTCGCCTCAGCTCTGAACAACAGCACCGGGCAAAGGTCCTGTTCCTCCAAGTGGATCTGCGCAATCATTTGGACAGTGGCGACTCTGGCGACCGCGCCGACTTCGATCTTCTCCACTGTCAGCAACGTAACCGGAGAAAAGCTATGTCTGCTGAAGTTTCCTGGTGGGCAGTACTGGCTTGCAGTTTATCACATACAAAAAATACTTGTAGGTTTTGTTTTACCATTCTGCATTGTGACCATCAGCTACATTATGCTGCTGCGTTTCATCCGCCTGAGGAGCATGAAAACAAGCAACCCCAAACGGAGATCCCAAGTCACCAAATCCATCACCATAGTCGTGTTGTCCTTCTTCCTGTGCTGGATGCCGAACCATGCAATCACCCTGTGGAGTGTCCTGGTCAAACTGAACGTTGCAAATTGGGACAAAGCGTACTACATAGTGCACACTTATGTGTTTCCTCTGACTGTCTGCCTGGCGCACACCAACAGCTGCCTGAACCCGATTATTTATTGTCTCATGAGGAAGGAGTTCAGGAATAAACTGAGAGGACTGATTCGCAGGGGATAG